Proteins co-encoded in one Vicia villosa cultivar HV-30 ecotype Madison, WI unplaced genomic scaffold, Vvil1.0 ctg.000567F_1_1, whole genome shotgun sequence genomic window:
- the LOC131629467 gene encoding MLO-like protein 6 codes for MASETEQRSLEDTPTWAVSICCFFVLVISLIIEGGLHKFTEVLKKQKRKSMGKALAKTKTEMMKFGFVSFLLTISEVPISKICINKDMANSFLPCKDSMEKLAVSSELDQTPSSTNELGNQVNYCEAKGMVSLISDDGVLQLNVLISILAVFHILYCTLTMCLGMAKMRRWKKWEEETQTLEYQIDNDSRRFRYISQTLGGKRHLKFWNNYSPLLWIVCFMRQFYNSVSKDDYFALRNGFIAANISQGSNFNFNFKKFLSRTYDEDFEKIVGIRFWIWLFSIFFIFLSAHEFYNYYWLPFIPLVIALLAGTKLQVIITKMHLDSCKESSVIKGTLLVKPSDEYFWFHRPEWLLHILQIILIQNSFQLAFFTWTWYEFGPRSCFNREIEDIAIRIVLGLAVQLLCAYVTLPLYALVTQMGSNMRKEIFTEHVTQGLKNWHKKAKRSLSKNSNSASLHSKTSESSIKGSLEELQNNEDIVTPNSGNNSGSGEEEEVIAVAVEKEISSETTSEDNGKIITRGIYDGEISFGIYVGSSSRGIGEIVSIAEEAEEE; via the exons ATGGCCTCAGAAACAGAACAAAGATCTCTTGAAGATACCCCAACATGGGCTGTCTCAATTTGTTGTTTCTTTGTCCTTGTTATATCTTTGATCATTGAAGGAGGTCTTCACAAATTCACTGag GTTCTGAAGAAACAGAAAAGAAAGTCTATGGGGAAAGCTTTGGCTAAAACTAAAACAGAAATGATGAAATTTGGTTTTGTGTCATTTTTGTTGACAATATCGGAAGTGCCAATATCAAAAATCTGCATCAATAAGGATATGGCAAATTCGTTTCTACCATGTAAAGATTCTATGGAGAAGTTAGCAGTATCATCGGAATTAGATCAAACACCATCCTCTACCAATGAGTTGGGAAACCAAGTCAACTATTGTGAAGCTAAG GGCATGGTTAGTCTAATTTCAGATGATGGAGTCCTACAGCTAAATGTCTTAATCTCAATTTTGGCAGTTTTTCATATCCTTTACTGCACATTAACCATGTGTCTTGGGATGGCAAAg ATGAGAAGATGGAAAAAATGGGAGGAAGAGACACAAACACTAGAATATCAGATAGATAATG ATTCAAGAAGATTCCGGTATATAAGTCAAACATTAGGCGGCAAACGTCATCTTAAATTCTGGAATAATTATTCTCCCTTGCTCTGGATA GTCTGTTTTATGCGACAGTTCTATAATTCAGTCTCAAAAGATGATTACTTTGCGCTACGAAATGGGTTCATCGCA GCAAACATTTCTCAAGGCagcaatttcaatttcaacttcaaGAAATTTCTTTCGCGCACTTATGatgaagattttgaaaaaattgttgGAATCAG GTTTTGGATCTGGCTTTTCTCCATATTTTTCATATTCCTTAGTGCACATG AGTTTTATAATTACTACTGGCTTCCATTTATTCCACTTGTG ATTGCTCTACTTGCTGGAACTAAACTGCAAGTGATAATAACAAAGATGCATCTAGATAGTTGCAAAGAAAGTTCTGTGATCAAAGGAACCTTACTTGTAAAACCAAGTGATGAATATTTCTGGTTTCATCGACCCGAATGGCTTCTCCATATACTCCAAATCATCCTTATCCAG AACTCCTTTCAACTTGCATTTTTCACATGGACTTGG TATGAATTTGGTCCAAGGTCTTGCTTCAATAGAGAAATAGAGGACATTGCCATAAGGATTGTATTGGGTTTAGCTGTTCAGCTTCTCTGTGCTTATGTCACTCTTCCCCTTTATGCACTTGTCACTCAG ATGGGGTCTAACATGAGAAAGGAGATTTTCACTGAGCATGTGACTCAAGGTCTAAAAAATTGGCATAAAAAAGCTAAGCGATCGCTTTCGAAAAACAGCAACTCGGCTTCTTTACATTCCAAAACAAGTGAGAGTTCAATAAAGGGGTCATTAGAGGAGTTGCAGAATAATGAAGACATCGTAACACCTAATTCAGGTAACAACTCTGGAAGTGGAGAGGAGGAAGAAGTAATTGCAGTTGCTGTTGAGAAAGAGATATCAAGTGAAACTACTTCGGAAGATAATGGTAAGATCATCACCAGAGGAATCTATGACGGTGAGATCTCGTTTGGAATCTATGTGGGAAGTAGTAGCAGAGGTATTGGGGAAATTGTTTCAATAGctgaagaagcagaagaagaatag